CAGGGGAAGTCCGGTGTAAATCCGGCGCTGTCCCGCAACTGTGAGCTGGACGAAAGCCATAGATAGCCACTGCCTAAGAAAACAGGTGGGAAGGCTGGCAAGTAGGATGAAGGCAAGCCAGGATACCCTTTTGCGAAATAACCTTACGAGGATAAGGAGGCAGAACATGTCAATTTTAAGCTCAGTATCATAAAACAATCACCCACTACCCTTTATCATCAATCCTATGGAGGTAATAGTATGCATATAATGGAAGGTTTTTTGCCTGTTAGGGACACATTAGTATGGACAGGTATCTCTTTACCCTTTTTGATTTATGGCACTAATAAGATAAAAAGAAATATGAACACCACAAAACAGAAGCTTCTGTTGGGTTTTGTGGCTGCATTTTGTTTTGTGCTTTCATCCCTTAAGATTCCATCTGTAACAGGCAGCTGCTCACACCCCACTGGCGTTGGTTTGGGTGCTATCCTTTTTGGTGTTTCTGTTATGGTCCCAATAGCATTCGTGGTTCTTCTCTTTCAGGCTTTGCTACTTGCCCACGGAGGTATTACCACACTGGGGGCTAATCTTTTTTCCATGGGCATAGCTGGCCCAGTTGTAGCTTTTGTGCTTTATTCCTCACTTAAAAAAATCAACCTAAACCAAAGCGCCAATATATTTATATCCATAACTCTATCCGATCTGGTAACATACGTGATTACTTCACTACAGCTTGCCCTTGCTTTCCCCGATCCAATAACTGGCTTTACAGGTTCTTTTATAAAGTTTACGTCCATCTTTGCCATTACCCAGATCCCCATCTCTATTGTAGAAGGGTTGCTTAGCGTTGTGGCATTAAACTACATACTAAGCCTCTTTCAACCAGAGAATAATGATATTTTGTCAAAGCAGGTGGTGTAGTATGAAAAAAAATCTTCTGCTACTTATTATTGCCATCGGCATAATAGTATTACCACTTTTCTATAATTTTGGTAAACACACAGTAGAAAAATTCCAAGGTACAGACAGCTTAGCTGAAAAACAGATAACTGCAATAGCAAAAGACTACACACCATGGTTTACACCCATTTTTGAGCCCCCAAGTGGTGAGGTGGAGTCCTTATTCTTCTCCCTACAATCAGCTATCGGCGCTGGGATCATCGGGTACATTATAGGTTATCTAAAAGGGAAAAAAGCCAGTGAAAGTAAAACAATTTGATCCATTATCGATCTTAATACTGTTTTTAAGTATCGTGATCTATGCCTTTATTAACAAAAGGCTAGATCACTTTATCGTCATAGATACCATTCTTGTAGCCTTTATTTTAGTGGTGGGAAAAAAGGTATTAAAACATCTATTGTTTATACTATTCATTACAGTAATAAATGTTTCTATAGTTTTTATAAACATCGATAAAAGAGTCATATTTGACTTCCAGCAATTCACCCTTCTACTGTTTAGAACAGTTACCATGATACTGGCTCTTGTTGTGATCTCAAACAGCCTAACCTTTAAAGGATTTCTTACGATTCTTGTCCGGTTGAAGCTACCTAAAACACTCCTTGAACTTACTGCCATCTCCTTTTTGGCTGTCTCCATCCTGAATAACAGCGCCAAAAAGATTATAACAGCTATGAAGTCGAGAAATCTCTTTTCAAACCTTACTCTCTCCACCTTCGCTACAGGTATCTTCCCTGCTGTCCTCTTTAGAACTATGCTTAGCGATATAAAAAAGATTTCCCTTGTGACAGAATCCAGGAGTATAGAATCTTTTTACCCCTTATTGATCGATGAATATTCTTTAAATAGATTTCAGCTCTGCACCACTTTTACCATAAGTATCACCCTGATAGCCTTCGGGATACTCAGCAATGGATAGAGTTATCATAGAGGCCAAAAGCATCTCTTATGGGGAAGTCTTTTCTAATGTGGATCTCAATATAAAAGAAAGTAAAACGTATCTTATACTTGGTGACAATGGTAGTGGGAAAACAACGTTGCTTTATCTCATTCAGGGGTTACTTAAACCTGACTCAGGAGAGCTTCTTTACAAGGGTCAGCCTTATAGCTATAGCAAAAAATGGCTAAACAACCTAAGGTATAAAGTGGGGCTACTCTTTCAAAATCCAGATTATCAGATCATAGGACTAACTGTAAAAGATGATGTTGCCATAGCTCTTAGATGTTTAGGTATGGAAAAAAATAACATTAAAGAACATGTTGAAAAACTGCTCAAGGGGTATAAGCTCCATCATCTCAAAGATCGTCGCACAGATCTTCTTAGCTTTGGGGAAAAGAAAAAAGTCTCTATGGCATCGATAGCAGCCCTGACCCCTGATGTAACACTGCTTGATGAACCCTATGCAGGACTCGACAGAGAAGGAAAAGCATTTGTGGACAGCTATATCGCAAACTCAAAACAATCCGGCAAAACAGTAGTTGTCACCAGTCATGAAGTGGGGGAATTTATAAAATTTGTAGACAACATCTATGTCATTTCAGACAAAAAACTGGTTCAGCTAAGTAAAGATAACCTCGATATCCTCCCCCACCTCCAAAGAAACCTCTTGATACTTTCAAAATATGGATATATGGAAAAACCGATACCGGAAGAACTATTTTTAGGAGTAGCAAGGTGAAATCGGCTTTTATGATAGTGGCACCACATACAAGCTCTGGTAAAACAACTTTATCCTTAGGACTTGCAAGAAACATAGCCAAAAAAGGGCTTAGTGTCCAACCTTACAAAGTGGGACCAGACTATATAGATACCGCCCTACTATCAAAGGCAGCAAGTAATGAAGCCTACAACCTTGACAACATTCTGATGAAAGATGAAGATATAACAAAATACCTTACCTATGGTATCGCAAAAAATGATGTCGTTATAGTAGAAGGGGTTATGGGTTTTTTTGATAGCTATGACCCATGTAATTTCTCAGGCAGTAGCTATGATATAGCCTTAAAAACAGATCTCCCCCTTTTGGTTACGATAAATTACTCCCCATCTCTCACCTACTATACCCTGATCATAAAGGGTATTCAAAGCTTTTATAAACAAAACCCACCTAAAATCGGTGTAATTATAAACAAGGCAACATCCCCAAAAATGGATGAAAGAATAGCTCAATCTCTCAAATACCATACCGGAGCTGAGCTTCTTGGTGTTCTACCTGAAGATGAGAAAATAAAAATACCTAAAAGGCATCTGGGGTTGTTATCAGCTTGGGAAGGACTGGAAGATCTCTTAAACAACCTATCAAACTACCTTCAGAGCCATCTTGACATGGAAGATATTATGGAATATTTCAGGATAGATTCTATCTCCTATGATTACCCATCTTCAGAAAAGAACAAACCCAAAAAACGCTGTCTTGTGGCAAAAGATGATGCCTTTTTTTTCTACTATAAAAACAACTTTGACTTACTCAAGGAGCATGGTTACGAAATATCCGCTTTTTCCCCACTCAACGATGAAGAAATCCCCGATACAGAGCTCATCTACATCGGTGGAGGTTATCCTGAACTTTTTGCCGATAAACTCAGTAAAAACAGGACAACCATCGCAAGTCTAAAAAAACATTTAAAAAGACAAACACCAATATACGCAGAGTGTGGAGGTTTCATATATTTAGGTAATAGCCTAAAAATAGATGACACCCACTACCCAATGGCTGGTCTTTTTAATATCGACTTTGAGATGACCAGATCACTTCAATGTTTAGGATATGTGAATGTTAGCTTTGATCAAAGTAGCTGTTTTTTTGAAAAAGGTAGAGTATACATCGGTCATCAGTTCCGCTATTCCAAAATAGCCCATCACAATGAAAAACTTATTGCAACAGTGGATAGACTTGGTAAAAAGGTAACTTTCCAAGATGGGTGTACAAAGGGAAACTGCTTTGGTAGCTATACCCACTTTAACTTCTCCAAAGCAAATATTTTAGAAAAAATAGATAGAGGATAAAGATGAACAACAAAGAGATCATTTTAGCAGCGTTTGGGACAACAGATCCCGAAGGGATCAAAGGGGTATTAAACGTATACCATAAAATCAAAGAAAACATAGCTTCAGTCAACACGAAGCTCTCCTTTACCGCCGACTTTATTAGGAGGAAGTGGAACAAGCTGTCAGGTACAGAAGAACAAATAAAGATGCAAAAACTCTATCACCTACCCCCAGAGCTTTTTATGGTAAAAGGGTTGATACATCAGATAGGTGACTGTTTTGATAGAGGGGTTTATGAGCTTGTAGTGCAACCACTACATATTTTTCACGGTGAGGAATACGAAGGGATAAAAAGTATTATAGATCATATTATTGCTATAAAAGATAAAAATAGTCATAAAAGGAAAATTACATTGGGTAGGCCCCTACTGGGTGCCAATTCATCCAAAACCCCTTATGTTGATGATATCTTAAAAGTGGTAAAAATGCTTGAACAGGATATCACTTTAGCAAAAAGCAAAGATGCTTGCCTCGTCTACATAGGTCACGGCAATGAAAACTTTTCCACAGGGGCGTATGTGGAAACCGAATATTACATGCAAAAAGAGTATGGTAACATGGTCTATTTTGCCAATGTTGAAGGGTTCCCCTTTTATAATGATCTTCCAAACAGAATAAAAAAGGGTGGGCACAAGAAGGTTATCCTTAAACCTTTTATGTTGGTAGCAGGAGAACATGCTAAAAACGACATCTTTGGCGAAGATGATTCAGTATCAAACCTTTTGACATCTTCCGGGATAGAGGTAACACCTATCTGTCAAGGTCTTGGTGAAATGGATGATATTGCAAATATATTTTTGGAAAGGGTAAAGGATATATTAGATGAAAGCTAAGCTATATATAGTAGGGACTGGCGCAGCAAAAGGGCTCATAACATTAAAAGGGATAGAAGCTATAGAAAAATCTGATATTGTTCTGTACGATTCTTTGGTATCACCTGATATCATAGATCTTGTGAAAAATGAAAAGATATTTGTGGGTAAAAAAGGGTATGATTCCCATTCTGTCCTGCAGGAGGAGATAAACGAATATTTAAAAATACATCTTTCCGAAGGAAAAACTGTTGCAAGACTAAAAGGGGGAGATCCGGCGATCTTTGGCAGACTCACAGACGAACTAAAGGTGGCAAGGGATCTAAATGCGGATATTGAGGTGATACCCGGCATAACTACAGCAAGTTATTTTAGCGCCGTCATACAAAAATCTCTAACGTCAAGATATATTGCCTCTGGGGTAGTATTCATCACAGGTCACTCAAATAAAACACCACTGGAATCACTACACAACTGGAAAGCCCTCGTAGATCTAAACTATACCATAGTGGTATATATGGGTGCAAAAACGATAAAAAAGATAATTAACCTACTATTAGATAACGGTTTAAAAGAGGATTCCTTAATAGCCTCAGGGGAGAGTCTCGGGACAGAAAATGAGACCATAAGGCTGTTTAAGATAAAAGAGCTACTGAAGGAAGAGATAACTTTCAAATCCCCCGTAATATTCATCATCGGTGATATACTGAAATATTTAGAAGGTGCAAAATGAAGCTTTATGCCATAGGAGTAGGCCCGGGAGATAAAAAACTTATCACCTATAAAGGGGTAGAAGCCCTAAAATGTTCGGACGTAGTATACGTCCCCCAGTCGGATGAAACAGGCAGAAGTATAGCATACGATATTATAAAAGAGTATGTCCCCTCCTCTAAAATAAAGACCTACTATTTCCCCATGAACAACAATAAAGAGGAGTTGGACAAAAGATATACCCACCTTGCAGATGAGATAAAAAAGGATGTAAAAAACCACCTTATAGTATCCTACGTCACGATAGGTGATCCTTTGATTTACAGCACCTTCAACTACCTCAACGAAAAATTAACTGACGTTGATATTGAGGTAATACCCGGCATAACATCCTTTTTAGCTGCTTCAGCTTTGATAAAGGATGATATCGTTCAAAAAAATCAATCCTTTTGTATCATAGAGCCTGAGCAGCTAAAAGATTTTGACACCATCTCAAAGCTGTTTGATACTATTATAGTGATGAAGGCCTATCGTGGAATAACACAAATCTGCGACATCATAAAAAAACATCGCAGCATAAAGAAAGCCCATTTAGTAATAAGGGCTGGGTTGGACGATGAAAGGGTCGTCGATCTTTTAAATACCAACGAACCTATCGAAAAAACCTATCTATCCATAGCACTCATAAAGTTAGACAAGGATGCAGGAAACACACCATACCCCAAATTTACCGTAAAAGGTTCCTCCATAGAAAAAGAAAGTTTCCAGATTATCAACGATCTGGTTGATCTATCGAAATTTAAAGAAGATGAACGGGAGATCGTAACGAGGATTATCCATGCATCAGGTGATCTATCCTTAGCTGATGATATAATTTTTTCTCCTGATTGGAGATGGAAGATCAAAACGCTACTTAACAAAACCCCCCAACTGATCACCGATGTGGAGATGGTAAAAGTAGGTATAGGGAAAAGATACCCCAATGTATCCTGTTTTATAAATGATCCAGATGTTATTGAAACGGCACACAAAACAGGGCAAACAAGGGCTGAAGTAGCCATAAAAAAAGGGTTTGAACTCTTTGAGGATATTATATTCTGTATAGGGAACGCCCCCACAGCTCTGTTAAAGGTGATAGAATTAAGTAAGTATAATACAACCAAAGATATTTTCGTAATTGGCATGCCTGTGGGCTTTGTGAGTGCTAAAGAGTCAAAGGAGCTCCTTGAGAGATCTAGACTCCCCTCTATAACCATAAAGGGCTTTAAGGGTGGCAGCCCCATAGCAGCCGCAACTTTTAACGCAATATGGGGGTTGTTTGGTAGATGAAAAACTGTCTTATCTTAGGTGGGACATCCGATACAAAAAATATTTTAAAGCAAATATCAGATAAATACAGTAAAATATATGTCTCTGTAGCCACCGATTATGGATATGAGCTCTTCTCAGATTTGATATCGGATGGGATAGAGCTATGTAAGATACAGTTTACAGAAGATACTCTAAGAGATTTTTTGTCGGATAAAGAGATAGAGGAGATCATCGACACCACTCACCCCTATGCCACAAAGATAACAGAATTGGCTCAAAATATAGCCAAAATATGCAACGTTAAATACATAGACAGAAAAAGGGGTAAATTTGAACCCCAAGATATGGAGGAAGGTGTTATTTTCGTTCACAGTTACGAAGATGCTGTAAGTCTTGTGGAAAACCAAGACCTATTACCCACTCTGATCACAACAGGCTCAAAAAATGCAAACAAATTCAAAACTATTGCCCATAATAGCTATATAAGAATCTTACCTACAGAGGAGTCAATAAAAAAGGTGAAAGAAGCTGGATTCCCTTCCAAAAATATCATAGCCATGCAGGGACCTTTTAGTGTAGAACTAAACCTGTCCCTTATAAACCAATTTAACATAAGATCGATGATCACAAAAAATAGTGGCAAAGAGGGTGGTCTTACTGAAAAACTAAAAAGTAGTAAGATCGCCAAAATACCCCTCATTGTGGTGGAAAATGAATACTAAAGGATCAAACTTTTTCCCCTTTGTCATAGACCTCACCGGTAAAAAATTTATGTTTGTTGGTGGTGGTAAGGTTACTGAGCGAAAGATAAAAGTGCTCATGCGCTTTTTAACCTCTCCTGACATAACTGTATATTCCACGAATTTTACCGACCACCTAAAATCCCTACAAGAACAAAACAAAATCTCGCTTATCCATACAGACGCCAGCTTTATAGAAGATGATGTGCTCCTCAGTTACGATTTCATAATCGCAGCCACGGATGACAAGATGGTCAACCAAAGGATTGTCGATTTAGCAATGGATCGAAAGAAATTCTATTTAAACACGAGTGATAAAAGCAAGTCCAACTTCTTTTTCCCAGCAGTAACCATTATTGATGACCTTTTGATAGCCATATCCAGTCTTGGTCGCTCCCCAAAAAAGGTAAAACTATTTAAAAAACTACTGGAAGGTCTCAATGTATCCAACTAACGGCATCACAACAGGCACTGCCGCCACAGCCGCAGCAAAAGCAATTCTCCTAAAAAAGCTTAACAACAAGATACCATCCAATGTGGAGGTTACCCTTCCTGATGGCCAGGTCATAGATGTCCCGGTACAATTTAAAGGTGATTATGCGATATGTAAAAAGTGGTCCATCGAAAAAGATGATATTACAAACGGGCTTGAGATAATGGCACAGGCTTACTTAAACAACAACGGCACGATAAACATAATCGGTGGTAAAGGTATAGGAACAGTCACAAAAAAGGGTTTACAACTACCTGTAGGGGAAAAAGCGATAAACCCCGGCCCCAAAAGGATGATCATAAAAAATATAGCCCCCCTACTACACAGTAATATCGGCGTAGATATCTATTTAGAGGTACCCAATGGGGAGGAGATAGCTAAGAAAACATTTAATAGCAGATTGGGGATCATCGGTGGGATCTCCATCATTGGGACAAAAGGGGTGATAAACCCCATGTCAGAAGAGGCGATAAAGGAAACAATAAGGTGCGAGATAGAGATCAAAAAACATGAAACAGACCTCTTTGTACTGACCCCCGGCAATATTGGGGAAAAAGCTCTACGCCTACTTGGTTTTACAGAGGCGATCATGGTAAACAATCACTTCGATTTTGCCTTAAGCCACCTAAGATCGATCCATGCAACTAAAATAGTATTAGGTGGTCATCCCGGCAAATTGGCAAAGCTTGCATCGGGCACATATAATACCCATTCAAAGTACGGTATCAATGCTGTAGATATCATCAAATCCATAATGGACCTAAAAGATCCCTTCAACACCGCAGAACAGATCGCCCAGATCCACGATTTAAGCAAAGTGGCTTTTTGTATAAGCCAAAGGGTAAAAAGGGATTTTGATTTCGTTAAGGTAGATGTTTACCTGCATAAAATGGATACTACCCCTTGTGGGAGATATATCGATGAATAAAAACCTATATATAATTTCTGTGGGACCAGGGGATAAAGAACTTATGACGGTAAAAGCCCTCAATACCATCTCAAAGATGGATATTTTATCAGGATATCCCCAGTTGGCCGATTTTTCCGTAACTGACAAACCTTTTTATCCCGTAAAAACGACCGATGACCTCAAACACCTCCTCCTAACAAATCTGGAGAAAAAAATAGGTTTGCTGGTCACAGGTGATGCAGGCTTTTTCTCCTTTGCAAGATTGGCTTACAAGCACCTTAAAGATTTCATAGCTGAAGTAATCCCCGGTGTCTCCTCTTTTCAATATGCCTTTGCAAGGATATATAAAACCTATGAAGATGTAAAATTTTTCTCCCTTCATTCAAAGGGTGACATAGATGCATTGATAACAGCCATAAAAAGTAACGATCGTATTTTCATTTTACTTAAAGATAGTACCCAGCTGGAGGAGGTAAAAAGGGTATTGTCAGAATATTCCAATATCTATCAAAGATATTTTATAGATCTAAGTCTCAATGGTGAATCGATATCAGAAGATCAACCATTAAACACCGAAAATAGGAAAATATCACTGTACGTGGAGAAAAGATGAACCGTTTATACTTCGTAGGCGCTGGACCCGGTGATCCAGAGCTGATATCGTTGAAGGGTTTTAAATTGCTATCGGAAGCAGATGTCATAATCTACACAGGTTCACTGATAAATAAAGATATTTTAAAATATGCAAAACCAGATGCCCTACTGATAGACTCTGCCCATTTAAACCTCAATGAGATATTGGAGTTAATAAAAGGCTTTTACAAAGAAAACAAAAAGATTGTAAGACTACACACCGGAGAGCCAGCCCTTTATGGGGCAATATACGAACAGATGTTGGAGCTGGAAAAAAGTGGCATAGACTTTGAGGTAATACCCGGCATAAGCTCCATGCAATTAGCCGCATCAAGGCTTAAGGTGGAACTCACAGCCCCCGAAATCTCCCAAACGGTAGTTGTAACCCGCATAGAGGGTAAAACCCCAGTGCCTGAAACCGAAAAGCTCGAGTACATCACCAAATCCACAGGGACTTTTATCTTTTTTCTTTCAGCAGGTTTCGGGGAACAGATCCAGAGTTTATTCCTGAAAAACGGTTGGAACAGTGAAACCCCAGCAGCGATATGTTACAAATTGGGTTTTGATGATGAAAAGATAATAATGACAGACCTTTTAAATTTACCATCAGATCTGAAAAACAATAACATCACAAAACATGCTCTTATTATAATAGGGCATATCCTAAAAAAGGAAAACATTAAAAAGTATTCAAAACTTTACGATGAGGGCTTTAAACATGCTTTTAGACCGTGAAATATATACTATTATTATAAATGATCATGGTTTTAAGCTCAGTAAATTGTTGAAAAAATACATAAAAAAACTCCAGATCCTCACCACAGAAGAAATATCTCAGAAATATAATCTTAATTGTGAAAACATACTTTTTTTTAAAAATCTAAAAGATATCTTTCGATATGTAGTGGAGCATAGGTATGACACCGTAGCCTTTATGGCATCTGGAATTGCAGTAAGGGAGATTTATGCCGTTTCAAAGTATACAGATGCCGCCATAGTTTTGGTGGACAACTGTGGTAGATACGCCATCTCCCTTATGTCAGGCCATGAAGGAGGTGCTAACTTTTTAGCTTACAACGTGGCATCTCTATTAGGAGCCGAACCGATAGTAACTACATTTACAGAGGTAAGCAAAAAGCTCATCTTAGGGTTAGGGTGCCGCAAAGGTGTAAAAGCAGTAGAACTTGTCGATACAATAAATTTTTTTTTGGAACAACATTCCATAGAACATTCAGATATCAGACATATAGCCACCTGTGCCATAAAACTTGAAGAAGAAGGTATCTGGGAGATGGAAAGGATAATAAATATCCCCGTTTATTTCGTTCCTAAAGAAAAGATTGGGCTACCATACTTCAGTTTTAATGAATCAACTGCAAAGAGATATTTTGATATCCCATCAGTAGCAGAAGCAAGCGCCCTTTTGTCAGGGAAAAATGCCCTGTTAAAAATACCTAAAAAAGTTTACAAAGATGTCACATTAGCACTTGCAGAGGAAAAATTATGAACAGGTTTTTCATAGTGGGTACAGGACCAGGTGATCTGCGCTACCTCACCCCTTTAGCCTTAGATGCAATAAATCTTGCCGATTGGATAGTGGGATACAAGCTATACTTAGATCTAATAAAAGACATAATTACCAACAAGCAGATTTACACCACCGGCATGGGTTCTGAAATAGACCGAGTTAAGTTTGCCATCGAAAAGTATAAAGATGGGCTCAATGTAGCTCTAATATCCGGAGGGGACTCCTCCCTATATGGACTTGCCTCCTTATGCTTTGAACTGGGAGATGATGTAGATTTCGATGTCATCCCAGGGATAAGCGCCGCCTTTGCTGCAAGTGCAAAGCTGGGAGCTCCCATCACCGATGACCTTGTTTTGCTTTCCCTTTCAGATCAACTGACACCGAGAGAAACTATTTTAAAACGTATTGATGCCATCATATTAGGTGATTTTGTCTCTGCCATATACAACCCCAAAAGTAGAAAACGAACAGAGCTCCTGCCATATACGATAGAAAGGTTCTTGCAAACAAGGGGAGATCTTCCAGTGGGAATAGTAAAAAACTGTACACGTCAAGAGGAGGATATCGAAGTCACATATCTTAGCAAAATAGATTACAACAAGATAGATATGTTTACAATATTGCTGGTGGGTAACAGCAAAACATATATAAAAAATCACAAAATGATTACACCACGGGGGTACCTAAACAAATATGCCCAAGAATAAGTCTTGCATCTTCATAGGTGGAACCTCCTCCGGTGCTGGTAAATCGCTTGTTGTCACTGCACTCTGTAGGATATTCAAGCAGGACGGTCTAACCCCCGCACCCTTCAAAGCTCAAAATATGTCCCTTAATAGCTACGTAACCTACGATGGTTTAGAGATGGCAAGGGCACAGGTATTGCAAGCAGAGGCAGCTTACTTAGAACCATCAGTGGATATGAACCCCATCTTAATAAAGCCCTTTGGCGATTCCCGGTCCCAACTCATCATCAGAGGCAAATCAAACAAAAACATCACAAGTAGGGACCTTTACGATCATGAATTAAATAAGCTGTTATGGGAACATGTGGTTCAGAGTTTTAGCTTACTTTCAAACAAATATTTCCCAGTGGTCATAGAAGGAGCCGGTTCCATATCGGAACTGAACCTAAAGCAAAAAGATATCGTCAATATAAACTTAGCAAAGTTCACAAAAGCAGATACCTACCTTGTTTCAAACATTGAACAAGGTGGCATTTTTGCCTCCTGTTTTGGGAGTATCAAGTTATTACCCAAAAAAGAACAAAATCTTGTAAAAGGGATCATCGTAAACAAATTCAGAGGGGATATTTCCCTTTTTGAAGAGGGTAAAGAGATCCTTGAAAAGATCACAGGTAAAAAGGTATTAGGTATTTTACCCTATATAAAAGAGATCCATCTTGATGATGAGGATAGCCTATCCCTCGAATATAGGCGATTTGAAAACAAAAGACTAAAAATAGCTGTTATAAGACTACCATACATATCAAACTTTACAGATTTTAAGACCCTATCCCTTTTAAAGGAGGTTTCCCTGATATTTACAAACCAGCTAAGCGATTTAGATGATGCAGGTATTATAATCCTTCCCGGTACAAAATCTACCACAAAGGACATGAAGTTTCTATGGGATTCCGGTTTGGCGTATGGAATTCTGGATCAATATAAAAAAGGTAAGACCATTATCGGGGTATGCGGGGGGTTTCAAATGATGGGTAATCAGATCTTAGATCCTCATAAGTTAGAAGGTAACATCGAAAAAATAGAAGGTCTCAATATCCTACCAATAAAGACAGTTTTGGAAAAGGAAAAGATCACAAGGAGGATAGATTTTATATTCAACGGCACCCTCTGCTATGGTTACGAGATACATGTAGGTAGGACAGAATACTACGGTGGTGATGATTTTGCCGTCACCAGAACTGGTGAACGCTTAGGCTGTAAGATAGACAATAGATGTTTTGGAACATACATCCACGGCCTGTTTGACAACAGAATTATTCTGGAACACCTCTTAAGCCCCTTTGGTATAGATATATCCCACGAACATATCTACCCAGAAAGAAAAGAACATTATCTAAATATCTTAGCCGATACCGTCAGAAACAATTTAAATATGAAAGAAATATATAAAAACTTAGGTTTATAAATATGATACACGGACATGGTGGAGATACCTACCTTTTCGATATTAAATACGATTTTAGTAGCAACATAATCCCCCCAAAATACAATAAAAAACTCCTATCACTAATACCAAATATCAAGATAGACCCCACAAGATACCCCGAGCCAGATGCCAGAACCATCACCACTTTATTTCAACACAGATTTGATCTACCAGATCGCTCCAGCATAGCTCTAAACGGCTCTGTAGAGGGGATATATTTGTG
This portion of the Calditerrivibrio sp. genome encodes:
- a CDS encoding cobalamin biosynthesis protein, whose amino-acid sequence is MLLDREIYTIIINDHGFKLSKLLKKYIKKLQILTTEEISQKYNLNCENILFFKNLKDIFRYVVEHRYDTVAFMASGIAVREIYAVSKYTDAAIVLVDNCGRYAISLMSGHEGGANFLAYNVASLLGAEPIVTTFTEVSKKLILGLGCRKGVKAVELVDTINFFLEQHSIEHSDIRHIATCAIKLEEEGIWEMERIINIPVYFVPKEKIGLPYFSFNESTAKRYFDIPSVAEASALLSGKNALLKIPKKVYKDVTLALAEEKL
- the cobM gene encoding precorrin-4 C(11)-methyltransferase — translated: MNRLYFVGAGPGDPELISLKGFKLLSEADVIIYTGSLINKDILKYAKPDALLIDSAHLNLNEILELIKGFYKENKKIVRLHTGEPALYGAIYEQMLELEKSGIDFEVIPGISSMQLAASRLKVELTAPEISQTVVVTRIEGKTPVPETEKLEYITKSTGTFIFFLSAGFGEQIQSLFLKNGWNSETPAAICYKLGFDDEKIIMTDLLNLPSDLKNNNITKHALIIIGHILKKENIKKYSKLYDEGFKHAFRP
- a CDS encoding bifunctional precorrin-2 dehydrogenase/sirohydrochlorin ferrochelatase; translated protein: MNTKGSNFFPFVIDLTGKKFMFVGGGKVTERKIKVLMRFLTSPDITVYSTNFTDHLKSLQEQNKISLIHTDASFIEDDVLLSYDFIIAATDDKMVNQRIVDLAMDRKKFYLNTSDKSKSNFFFPAVTIIDDLLIAISSLGRSPKKVKLFKKLLEGLNVSN
- the cobI gene encoding precorrin-2 C(20)-methyltransferase; the encoded protein is MKLYAIGVGPGDKKLITYKGVEALKCSDVVYVPQSDETGRSIAYDIIKEYVPSSKIKTYYFPMNNNKEELDKRYTHLADEIKKDVKNHLIVSYVTIGDPLIYSTFNYLNEKLTDVDIEVIPGITSFLAASALIKDDIVQKNQSFCIIEPEQLKDFDTISKLFDTIIVMKAYRGITQICDIIKKHRSIKKAHLVIRAGLDDERVVDLLNTNEPIEKTYLSIALIKLDKDAGNTPYPKFTVKGSSIEKESFQIINDLVDLSKFKEDEREIVTRIIHASGDLSLADDIIFSPDWRWKIKTLLNKTPQLITDVEMVKVGIGKRYPNVSCFINDPDVIETAHKTGQTRAEVAIKKGFELFEDIIFCIGNAPTALLKVIELSKYNTTKDIFVIGMPVGFVSAKESKELLERSRLPSITIKGFKGGSPIAAATFNAIWGLFGR
- the cbiE gene encoding precorrin-6y C5,15-methyltransferase (decarboxylating) subunit CbiE codes for the protein MNKNLYIISVGPGDKELMTVKALNTISKMDILSGYPQLADFSVTDKPFYPVKTTDDLKHLLLTNLEKKIGLLVTGDAGFFSFARLAYKHLKDFIAEVIPGVSSFQYAFARIYKTYEDVKFFSLHSKGDIDALITAIKSNDRIFILLKDSTQLEEVKRVLSEYSNIYQRYFIDLSLNGESISEDQPLNTENRKISLYVEKR
- the cobK gene encoding precorrin-6A reductase: MKNCLILGGTSDTKNILKQISDKYSKIYVSVATDYGYELFSDLISDGIELCKIQFTEDTLRDFLSDKEIEEIIDTTHPYATKITELAQNIAKICNVKYIDRKRGKFEPQDMEEGVIFVHSYEDAVSLVENQDLLPTLITTGSKNANKFKTIAHNSYIRILPTEESIKKVKEAGFPSKNIIAMQGPFSVELNLSLINQFNIRSMITKNSGKEGGLTEKLKSSKIAKIPLIVVENEY
- the cbiD gene encoding cobalt-precorrin-5B (C(1))-methyltransferase CbiD: MYPTNGITTGTAATAAAKAILLKKLNNKIPSNVEVTLPDGQVIDVPVQFKGDYAICKKWSIEKDDITNGLEIMAQAYLNNNGTINIIGGKGIGTVTKKGLQLPVGEKAINPGPKRMIIKNIAPLLHSNIGVDIYLEVPNGEEIAKKTFNSRLGIIGGISIIGTKGVINPMSEEAIKETIRCEIEIKKHETDLFVLTPGNIGEKALRLLGFTEAIMVNNHFDFALSHLRSIHATKIVLGGHPGKLAKLASGTYNTHSKYGINAVDIIKSIMDLKDPFNTAEQIAQIHDLSKVAFCISQRVKRDFDFVKVDVYLHKMDTTPCGRYIDE